The DNA window CGCCCATGCACGCATCCGACGTCATGCACAAACTCGCCACGGTGATCGACGAACACGCCTGGCACGAGCTGCCAAGCCTCCTGCACGAGGACTTCACCTGCAGGTACGTCCACACCGGCCAACGGTTCGACGCGCCGAGCTGGGTCCGGTTCAACGCCGAGTACCCAGGCTTCCAACGCTTCGTCCTCGAGGACTGCGTCGGCACCGAGGACAGGGCCGTCGGCCGCGCCCACGTCACCGGCATGACCGACGGGGAGCTCCAGCACTTCGAGGTCGCCACGTTCCTCACCGTTCGCGACGACCTCATCATCGACATGACCGAGGTCTGGGCCGACGTGATCAACCCCGCCTAGCCCGTCGCCGCGACGATTACCCCTCGATAACGTGGCGTCGATGAGCGATCTGGAGCAGGCCTCGCGGGTACGACCGTCCGAACGGCAGCTGGTGTGGCAGCGGCAGGACCTGTTGGCGTTCGTACATTTCGGGCCGAACACGTTCACCGGGCTCGAATGGGGCACCGGGCTGGAGGATCCGTCCGTCTTCGCCCCTTCTGAGCTGGACTGTTCGCAATGGATGCGCGCGTTACGCGACGGCGGGTTCAAGGGCGTGATCCTGACCGCCAAGCACCACGACGGCTTCTGCCTGTGGCCGAGCAAGTGGGTCGACCACAAGCTCACGTCCGGCGATGTCGTACGGGAGGCGGCCGACGCCGCGCGTGCGCACGGCCTCGCGTTCGGCGTCTACCTGTCGCCCGCCGACCTCTACCAGGCCGAGCGCGGCTGTTATGGCAACGGCAGCCCGGCGGTCGAGTCGGAGATCGCGCCCAGCTTCACCTACACCGTCGACGACTACAACCGCTACTACCTGAACCAGCTGTACGAGCTGCTCACCGAGTACGGCCCGATCGCCGAGGTCTGGCTGGACGGCGCGAACCCCACCAAAGCGAGCCAGTCTTACGCGTACGACGCGTGGTTCGACCTCGTGCGGCGGCTCGCCCCGGACGCGACGATCGCGATCGGCGGACCGGACGTGCGCTGGGTCGGCAACGAGGACGGGTACGCGCGGGAGACCGAGTGGAGCGTGATCCCGTTCGCCGGCGGGCGCATGGTGGCCGAGGAGACGGCCGCCGAGGTCGCCGGAGCGGAGCAGCTGCGCGACGCCGACGAGCTGCGCTGGTACCCCGCCGAGGTCGACGTGTCGATCCGGCCGGGCTGGTTCTACCACGCCGAGGAGGACGCGGAGGTCAAGTCGCTCGCCACGCTGATGGAGATCTACCGCTGCTCGGTCGGGCGGAATGCCCTTCTGTTGTTGAATATTCCGCCGGACCGTCGCGGGCTGTTCGCGGAGCCGGACGTGGCGCGGTTGGCGGAGTTCGGCGCGAACGTACGGGCCGTCTATGAGAACGATCTCAGGCCGGCGATCTTCAACGTGGTCGGGCTGTCCGAGGACATCGCGAACGGCCAACAGGTCGAGGCGTTCGCCGTCGACGCGCTCATCGACGACGAATGGCGCGAGCTCGCCACGGGAACGACGATCGGCTACCGCCGCCTGCTCCCGTTGAGCGAACCGGTGGCGGCGACGGACGTACGCGTGCGGGTCCTGGCGACTCGCGGGCCGGCGACGGTGGCGGTGTCGCTGCATCTCGATCCGCTTGTAGGCTCGCAGGAGTGAGCGATCGCGGTGTACTCGTGACAGGCGCGTCCAGGGGTGTCGGCGCGGCCGTGGCGCGGACTTTCGCCGCGCTGGGCGACCGGGTCGTCGTGCACTACGGCGGTTCGCAGGCCGCGGCCGAAGCGGTGCTGGAATCGTTGCCGGGAACGGGCCACGTCGCGCTGCAGGCCGACCTCGCCTCGCCGGACGCCGTCCAGACGCTGGTCGACGAGGCGGTGAAAGCCCTTGGTGGCTTGGATGTTCTCGTCAACAACGCCGGCATCTACGAGTTGCACAAGATCGAGGAAGTCTCGTACGACGAGTGGCAGGCCGCCTGGCAACGGACGTTGGCCGTCAACCTGCTCGGCCCGGCGAACCTCATCTGGTGCGCCGCCCGCTATCTCCCGCGAGGTGGGCGGATCGTCAACGTGTCCTCGCGCGGCGCGTTCCGCGGCGAGCCCCGCCAACCGGCGTACGGTGCGAGCAAGGCCGGTCTCAACTCGCTCGGACAGTCCATGGCCCGCGCGCTCGGCCCGCGCGGCATCGCGGTGGCGACCGTCGCGCCCGGCTACATCGACACCGACATGGCCGCCGACGTCATCCACGGCCCGGAGGCCGAGGACATCCGCGCCCAGAGCCCACTCGGCCGCGTCTCGACGCCAGAGGAGGTCGCGGCGGCGGTCGTCTACCTCGCGTCGGCTGAGGCGGAGTACGCGTCCGGCGCGATCCTCGACCTGAACGGCGCGTCCCACCTGCGTTAGGCGATTCTGTACCCCACGCCGGGCGTCGTCGCTATGACTGGCGGTCCGCCGAGCTTGCGCCGCAACCGGCCGACGGTCACGG is part of the Tenggerimyces flavus genome and encodes:
- a CDS encoding SDR family NAD(P)-dependent oxidoreductase → MSDRGVLVTGASRGVGAAVARTFAALGDRVVVHYGGSQAAAEAVLESLPGTGHVALQADLASPDAVQTLVDEAVKALGGLDVLVNNAGIYELHKIEEVSYDEWQAAWQRTLAVNLLGPANLIWCAARYLPRGGRIVNVSSRGAFRGEPRQPAYGASKAGLNSLGQSMARALGPRGIAVATVAPGYIDTDMAADVIHGPEAEDIRAQSPLGRVSTPEEVAAAVVYLASAEAEYASGAILDLNGASHLR
- a CDS encoding alpha-L-fucosidase — encoded protein: MSDLEQASRVRPSERQLVWQRQDLLAFVHFGPNTFTGLEWGTGLEDPSVFAPSELDCSQWMRALRDGGFKGVILTAKHHDGFCLWPSKWVDHKLTSGDVVREAADAARAHGLAFGVYLSPADLYQAERGCYGNGSPAVESEIAPSFTYTVDDYNRYYLNQLYELLTEYGPIAEVWLDGANPTKASQSYAYDAWFDLVRRLAPDATIAIGGPDVRWVGNEDGYARETEWSVIPFAGGRMVAEETAAEVAGAEQLRDADELRWYPAEVDVSIRPGWFYHAEEDAEVKSLATLMEIYRCSVGRNALLLLNIPPDRRGLFAEPDVARLAEFGANVRAVYENDLRPAIFNVVGLSEDIANGQQVEAFAVDALIDDEWRELATGTTIGYRRLLPLSEPVAATDVRVRVLATRGPATVAVSLHLDPLVGSQE
- a CDS encoding nuclear transport factor 2 family protein codes for the protein MHASDVMHKLATVIDEHAWHELPSLLHEDFTCRYVHTGQRFDAPSWVRFNAEYPGFQRFVLEDCVGTEDRAVGRAHVTGMTDGELQHFEVATFLTVRDDLIIDMTEVWADVINPA